The proteins below come from a single Halothiobacillus neapolitanus c2 genomic window:
- a CDS encoding MerR family transcriptional regulator — translation MSNPDQQQPAEALPTASTSTVAIDKTCPAPDDPACQDGLFPIRAVANITGVNPITLRAWERRYNLIRPTRTATGHRLYSASDIQEIQRIMALSAQGIGFTQIAQILARESRLAENYQAPADHSLSAVPESRPETPTASPGQGVSLIESLKQAIIHMDPLALRRVEQQAMMWLPPEQVMNSILIEAYRQLEERDSWPDRDMGLHWFGHHVRQRLEWWLLQHARKPSPSHPLVLVDTTTDHRPLDSNECQLIMSLAGKCTVQLITDTLSETQRVRLVNRWQAQHWVRLLKPSEPQQDCTGDLLSGSTRLHWCQIISDEQAFSIAPNGVCQGGIIRCKRYLLDQIA, via the coding sequence CGCAAGCACATCGACCGTTGCTATCGATAAAACGTGCCCAGCACCGGATGATCCGGCTTGCCAGGACGGGCTGTTCCCTATTCGAGCCGTCGCGAACATTACGGGTGTGAACCCTATTACCCTGCGCGCATGGGAGCGTCGTTACAATCTCATTCGCCCCACACGAACGGCAACAGGTCATCGCCTTTACAGCGCATCCGATATTCAGGAAATTCAGCGGATCATGGCATTGTCCGCACAGGGCATTGGCTTTACGCAGATCGCCCAGATTCTGGCACGCGAATCCCGCTTGGCCGAAAACTATCAGGCGCCAGCCGATCATTCATTATCGGCAGTACCGGAATCTCGTCCAGAAACCCCTACCGCATCGCCCGGACAGGGCGTAAGTCTGATCGAAAGCCTGAAGCAAGCCATCATTCATATGGATCCGCTGGCTCTGAGACGAGTCGAGCAACAGGCGATGATGTGGCTACCCCCTGAACAGGTCATGAACTCGATCCTTATTGAAGCGTACCGACAGCTCGAAGAACGCGACTCTTGGCCGGATCGCGATATGGGCCTGCACTGGTTCGGCCACCATGTCCGTCAACGTCTTGAGTGGTGGCTACTGCAACACGCAAGGAAACCGTCACCATCCCACCCATTGGTTCTAGTAGACACCACAACAGACCATCGACCACTTGATTCAAACGAATGCCAACTGATTATGTCCCTAGCGGGGAAATGCACCGTCCAGCTTATCACCGACACTTTATCGGAAACACAGCGCGTCCGACTGGTCAATCGATGGCAAGCGCAGCACTGGGTTCGACTACTCAAACCCTCCGAACCTCAGCAGGACTGCACAGGAGACCTACTCTCAGGCTCGACCCGGTTACACTGGTGTCAAATAATTTCAGATGAGCAGGCTTTCTCCATCGCACCCAATGGCGTATGCCAAGGCGGTATTATTCGTTGCAAGCGGTATCTTCTGGATCAGATCGCTTAG